A part of Arachis hypogaea cultivar Tifrunner chromosome 12, arahy.Tifrunner.gnm2.J5K5, whole genome shotgun sequence genomic DNA contains:
- the LOC112727139 gene encoding NADH dehydrogenase [ubiquinone] 1 alpha subcomplex subunit 9, mitochondrial, whose protein sequence is MQAITRRLGHQSSTASISSFKSLYALSDHHYGVNNERYVSTLATKGVGHLVRKGTGGRSSVSGIIATVFGATGFLGRYVVQQLAKMGSQVLVPFRGSEDSHRHLKLMGDLGQIVPMKYNPRDESSIKAVMAKANVVINLIGRDHETRNYGFEEVHHHMAEKLAMISKEHGGIMRFIQVSCLGASPSSPSKMLRAKAAAEEAVLRELPEATILRPAVMVGTEDRILNRWAHFAKNYGFLPLIGDGSTKIQPVYVVDVAGALTTALKDDGTSMGKIYELGGPEIFTIHELAELMYDTIREWPRYVKVPFPIAKALATPREALLNKVPFPLPTPNMFNLDEINALTNDTVVSENALTFNDLGIVPHKLKGYPIEFLISYRKGGPQFGSTISEKVSPEDYP, encoded by the exons ATGCAGGCCATTACGAGGCGCTTAGGGCATCAATCTTCAACAGCTTCAATCTCTTCCTTCAAGTCCCTCTACGCACTCTCCGATCACC aTTATGGAGTGAACAATGAGCGTTACGTTTCTACCCTCGCAACCAAGGGCGTGGGTCACCTTGTCCGCAAGGGCACTGGTGGAAGATCATCTGTCAG TGGCATTATTGCTACAGTCTTTGGAGCAACTGGATTCCTAGGCCGATATGTTGTTCAACAACTAG CTAAAATGGGATCTCAAGTCCTAGTTCCTTTCCGAGGCTCTGAAGATAGTCACCGTCATCTCAAACTGATGGGGGATTTAGGACAG ATTGTACCCATGAAGTACAACCCAAGAGATGAAAGTTCAATAAAAGCCGTGATGGCAAAGGCCAATGTTGTTATCAATCTTAttg GAAGGGATCATGAGACTAGAAACTACGGTTTTGAGGAAGTACACCATCACATGGCTGAGAAACTTGCAATG ATTTCCAAGGAGCATGGTGGTATCATGAGATTTATTCAAGTTTCATGCTTAGGGGCTTCTCCTTCATCCCCATCCAAGATGCTTAGAGCTAAAGCAGCTGCTGAGGAAGCAGTTTTAAGGGAGTTGCCGGAG GCTACAATATTGAGACCTGCTGTTATGGTTGGTACAGAGGATCGAATTTTAAATCGATGGGCTCATTTTGCAAAAAATTATGGCTTTCTTCCATTGATTGGGGATGGCAGCACCAA AATCCAGCCCGTGTATGTTGTTGACGTTGCGGGTGCATTAACAACAGCCTTGAAGGATGATGGCACTAGCATGGGAAAGATTTATGAACTAGGCGGTCCAGAAATTTTTACTATACATGAATTG GCAGAGCTTATGTATGACACAATCCGAGAATGGCCAAGATATGTTAAGGTGCCTTTTCCCATTGCCAAG GCATTAGCAACCCCACGGGAAGCTCTTCTAAACAAGGTTCCTTTTCCGCTGCCCACTCCTAACATGTTCAATTTGGATGAGATCAATGCTTTGACTAACGATACTGTTGTTTCAGAGAATG CTTTGACTTTCAACGATCTTGGGATTGTTCCTCACAAGCTGAAGGGATACCCTATTGAGTTCCTTATTTCATATAGGAAAGGTGGCCCACAATTTGGATCTACGATCAGTGAAAAGGTGTCACCGGAAGACTACCCTTAA